TCGTTCTGGCTCGGGCATTTCACTCAATCGGGGACTTCATCGAGGGCTCTTTTACTGCTCAGGGGTTGATTCTTAGTGACTTTATGGTGCTGGAGGTTTTGCTGCATAAGGGGCCACTAACGATCTCGGCGATCGGCGAGAAGGTCTTGCTGGCAAGCGCTTCGATGACTTCTGCGATCGACCGGCTGGAGAAGCGAGGGCTGGTGCGTCGTAAGAACTGCGCTTCGGACCGGCGCACCCGCTACGTGGAGCTGACGTGCGATGGCAAGGAGTTCATCGAGGAGATCTACGCGCGGCATGAGAAGGATCTTGAGTTTGTCGCTGCCGGGTTGAGCGAGGCAGAGCGAAGGACGATGTACGAGGGATTGAAGAAGATGGGGATCGCGGCGAAGGTTGCGGTTCCCACACAGAAGTGTATGAAGGCTGGTTAGAGATGGATCAAAGGGGAAGATCTGCGGAGATGAGGAGAGGCAAATGCGGGGATCCTTCGCTCCGCTCAGGATGACGACGGTTTAGTGGTCGGGGTCGGGATGACGACAGTTTTGAGAGTGTTCAGAGGTAGCTGAAGATTGCAAGAGCAGTTTGATTTGCAGGACATGCGGGCCTAAGCAATGGGCCGGTGGAGATATGGAAAGGAAATGTTATGTTGACTGTTCGGAAGAGTAACGAGAGAGGCCATGCAGACCACGGATGGCTGGATTCGCACCATACGTTTTCGTTCGCCAACTATCACGACTCGGAGCATATGGGATATCGTTCGCTGCGGGTGATCAATGAGGATCGCGTGGCAGAGGGGCGCGGGTTTGGAGCG
The nucleotide sequence above comes from Tunturibacter empetritectus. Encoded proteins:
- a CDS encoding MarR family winged helix-turn-helix transcriptional regulator, whose product is MTDEHNIVSAPRLWLVLARAFHSIGDFIEGSFTAQGLILSDFMVLEVLLHKGPLTISAIGEKVLLASASMTSAIDRLEKRGLVRRKNCASDRRTRYVELTCDGKEFIEEIYARHEKDLEFVAAGLSEAERRTMYEGLKKMGIAAKVAVPTQKCMKAG